In a single window of the Myxococcaceae bacterium JPH2 genome:
- a CDS encoding SIMPL domain-containing protein (The SIMPL domain is named for its presence in mouse protein SIMPL (signalling molecule that associates with mouse pelle-like kinase). Bacterial member BP26, from Brucella, was shown to assemble into a channel-like structure, while YggE from E. coli has been associated with resistance to oxidative stress.) produces the protein MAAVMSLSLSAMAQSQPMSAPLPPPPHADISVRTIRVEGTGEVKAQPDEAYLDLAVETEGANVKVASEENARRMEKVLAALSSAGLTKRDLQTRNYNVYPTYTPPTPDGAEPKVKGYRVSNLVTAHVTDLSKVGSLLDKALTAGANRVDSVRFGLTREEAAQGEALRQAVARARQSAQVLATALNVKLGAVLDASTVTEPQRFFPMNRAYEMTADSRASATPIVPEEQTLQAKVTLVFAIESGR, from the coding sequence ATGGCCGCGGTGATGTCCCTGAGCCTTTCCGCGATGGCGCAGTCCCAGCCGATGAGCGCTCCCCTTCCTCCGCCGCCGCATGCGGACATCTCGGTCCGCACCATTCGCGTGGAGGGCACGGGCGAGGTGAAGGCGCAGCCGGATGAGGCGTACCTCGACCTGGCGGTGGAGACCGAGGGCGCCAACGTGAAGGTGGCGAGCGAGGAGAACGCGCGGCGGATGGAGAAGGTGCTCGCCGCGTTGAGCAGCGCGGGCCTGACGAAGCGGGACCTCCAGACGCGCAACTACAACGTGTACCCCACCTACACCCCGCCCACGCCCGATGGCGCCGAGCCGAAGGTGAAGGGGTACCGGGTCAGCAACCTGGTGACGGCGCATGTCACGGACCTGTCGAAGGTGGGGAGCCTGCTCGACAAGGCGCTGACGGCGGGGGCGAACCGGGTGGACTCGGTGCGCTTCGGGCTGACGCGGGAGGAGGCGGCGCAGGGGGAGGCGCTGCGGCAGGCGGTGGCGCGGGCGCGGCAGTCGGCGCAGGTGCTGGCGACGGCGCTGAACGTGAAGCTGGGCGCGGTGCTGGATGCGAGCACGGTGACGGAGCCGCAGCGCTTCTTCCCCATGAACCGCGCCTACGAGATGACGGCGGATTCGCGCGCCTCGGCGACGCCCATCGTCCCGGAGGAGCAGACGCTCCAGGCGAAGGTGACCCTGGTGTTCGCCATCGAGTCCGGGCGCTGA